In a genomic window of Candidatus Poribacteria bacterium:
- a CDS encoding NgoFVII family restriction endonuclease, which translates to MSKTSRIRDNNMYSTVANFLKDKIQDGASLSFVSAYFTINAFNALRDSLTGIDNLRFLFGEPDVIGGMDPSKTESKAFRLTEEGLGLRNELSQNETAKACADWIEKKVKIKSVRKTNFLHGKMYYIEKDGSEDAIIGSSNFTVRGLGLSEKTSNIELNLEVDSKSDCADLKTWFDNLWESDQVVDVTDEVLRNLANAYQDKDPEFIYYKTLYHLFEDFLKDTTDAEFAQANPKFQETEIWQKLFAFQKHGVQACIQKLKTYNGCIIADSVGLGKTYEALAIIKYFELRNANVLVLCPKKLEQNWTLYSLNYNRKHNPFKKDNFRYDVRAHTDLTDRGASDYEWDAFDLVVIDESHNFRNRSTNKYDEDDNLIRKSRYNKLLEDIIQSGCKTQILMLSATPVNNRLTDLENQIRLITEDRDDIFQQIGIPSIRGTLNTAQGRFEKWTDETEGLSNPSNRQESLSESLNADFFTLLDRLTIARSRTHIENFYGDTIDQIGGFPDRGKPQSIFPEIDLQENFPTYPTISTQIDGYKLARFIPSNYIRPECLHHYVEGLLRQREFNLIGMMKVNFLKRLESSVHSLATTLGRTIKEIVELESEIEAFLSGETEKGAGFDPLAEAEEEYNDGEDQELQAGIEAGKNQFYPFEHLDLDAWLRDLRNDKTQLEKIHKNANTITADRDAKLEELKQLILEKVQNPTTNKNGKENRKILIFTAFADTANYLYKYLHEWATDTLNIECAVVTGSANRTTFGRNDFNEILTNFSPISKERVTTDTEEDTPEIDLLIATDCISEGQNLQDCDYLINYDIHWNPVRIIQRFGRIDRIGSRNTKVRLVNFWPTPELDEYINLKPRVEARMALVNLTATGDDDLLSLENRDDSLEQVWTHRDEQLRSMQTDILDFDDIEEQLNLNQFTLDDFRAQLLKYLREDEAKLRDASLGLYAVTAPLTYDGVPVNIKPGVIFCLRQAGETEDNSEGEKLNPIHPYYLLHISDEGEVSIGFTNPKRILERLSQLCVGKTSYDQDLCHWFNEETHNGNDMTIYEMLIDAATDSIRQEYNRKVNDQLDASPDALLPSVDSQITEKTEFELVTWLVIRH; encoded by the coding sequence ATGTCAAAAACCTCCCGCATCCGCGATAACAATATGTATAGCACCGTTGCCAATTTCTTGAAGGATAAAATCCAAGACGGTGCTTCCCTTTCCTTCGTCTCCGCCTATTTTACGATTAATGCTTTCAATGCTCTCAGGGATTCACTCACTGGTATTGATAACCTTCGTTTTCTTTTCGGTGAACCGGATGTCATCGGTGGAATGGATCCCTCAAAAACAGAGAGTAAAGCGTTTCGTCTCACCGAGGAAGGGTTAGGACTGCGTAATGAACTTTCCCAAAATGAAACTGCCAAGGCATGTGCGGATTGGATTGAGAAGAAGGTTAAAATCAAATCGGTCCGTAAAACTAATTTTCTGCACGGCAAGATGTATTATATTGAAAAGGACGGGAGTGAAGATGCAATCATCGGAAGTTCTAATTTCACGGTGCGCGGTTTGGGATTAAGTGAAAAGACGAGTAACATTGAACTTAACCTTGAAGTTGACAGTAAAAGTGACTGTGCCGATCTGAAAACATGGTTCGATAACCTTTGGGAATCAGATCAAGTCGTAGATGTCACTGACGAAGTTTTGCGGAATCTGGCGAATGCTTATCAGGACAAAGACCCCGAATTTATCTACTACAAGACTCTTTATCATCTCTTTGAGGATTTCTTGAAAGACACAACGGATGCGGAGTTCGCTCAAGCAAATCCCAAATTTCAGGAAACAGAAATCTGGCAGAAACTTTTCGCTTTTCAGAAGCACGGCGTTCAGGCGTGCATCCAAAAACTCAAGACATATAACGGTTGTATCATCGCTGATAGTGTTGGATTGGGTAAAACCTACGAGGCACTTGCTATTATCAAGTATTTTGAATTGCGAAATGCGAATGTTTTGGTGTTATGCCCTAAAAAGTTAGAACAAAATTGGACCCTTTATTCCTTAAACTATAACAGAAAACACAATCCTTTTAAAAAGGATAATTTCCGTTACGATGTTCGGGCACACACAGATCTAACAGACCGAGGCGCATCAGATTATGAATGGGATGCTTTCGATCTTGTCGTGATTGATGAATCTCATAACTTCCGAAACCGCTCTACTAACAAATACGATGAAGATGACAATCTCATCCGCAAAAGTCGCTATAATAAACTACTGGAAGATATTATTCAGAGCGGTTGTAAAACGCAAATCCTCATGCTATCTGCTACACCGGTGAACAATCGCCTCACCGACCTCGAAAATCAGATCCGTCTCATCACAGAGGACAGAGACGATATCTTTCAACAGATAGGCATTCCAAGTATCAGAGGAACACTCAATACTGCACAGGGTAGGTTTGAAAAATGGACAGATGAAACTGAGGGACTCTCCAATCCATCCAACCGTCAGGAGAGTCTTTCGGAAAGTCTGAACGCTGATTTTTTTACGCTATTAGACAGGCTTACGATTGCACGTTCCCGAACACATATTGAAAACTTCTATGGTGATACAATTGATCAGATCGGCGGGTTCCCCGACCGTGGCAAGCCGCAGTCTATTTTTCCCGAAATTGACCTTCAAGAAAACTTTCCTACCTACCCAACGATTAGCACACAAATTGATGGCTACAAACTTGCGCGCTTTATCCCGTCAAATTATATTCGTCCTGAGTGCCTACATCATTACGTTGAGGGATTGCTCCGCCAACGCGAGTTCAACCTTATCGGTATGATGAAGGTGAACTTCCTCAAACGGCTTGAGAGCAGTGTTCACTCCTTAGCGACTACATTGGGACGCACTATTAAAGAAATTGTTGAACTTGAATCCGAAATTGAAGCCTTTTTAAGTGGAGAAACTGAAAAAGGAGCAGGTTTCGATCCATTGGCTGAAGCGGAAGAAGAATACAATGATGGTGAAGATCAGGAATTACAGGCTGGCATAGAGGCAGGAAAGAACCAGTTCTATCCATTTGAACACCTCGATCTTGATGCATGGCTGAGGGATCTGCGAAACGATAAAACGCAACTGGAAAAGATTCATAAAAACGCTAACACTATCACAGCCGACAGAGACGCAAAATTAGAAGAACTCAAGCAACTCATTTTAGAGAAGGTCCAGAACCCAACAACGAACAAGAACGGAAAAGAGAATCGTAAGATTCTTATTTTTACTGCATTTGCCGACACAGCCAACTATCTCTACAAATACCTACATGAGTGGGCAACTGACACGCTTAATATTGAGTGCGCTGTTGTAACGGGAAGTGCAAACAGGACAACCTTCGGCAGAAATGATTTTAATGAGATTTTGACCAATTTTTCACCGATCTCTAAAGAACGAGTAACAACCGACACAGAGGAGGATACACCAGAGATTGACCTCCTCATCGCTACTGATTGTATTTCTGAAGGACAAAACTTACAGGATTGTGATTATCTCATCAATTACGACATCCACTGGAACCCTGTCCGCATTATTCAACGTTTTGGACGGATTGATCGTATCGGCAGCAGGAACACGAAAGTCCGCCTTGTCAATTTTTGGCCCACGCCTGAACTCGACGAATACATCAACCTGAAACCTCGCGTTGAGGCCCGAATGGCACTCGTCAATCTTACCGCAACAGGCGATGACGATCTGCTCTCGTTGGAAAACAGGGATGATAGTTTGGAACAGGTATGGACGCATCGAGACGAACAACTCCGCAGCATGCAGACTGACATTCTTGATTTCGATGACATTGAAGAGCAGCTCAATCTCAATCAATTTACGCTTGACGATTTCCGGGCGCAGCTCCTCAAATATCTGCGCGAAGATGAAGCAAAACTTAGGGACGCGTCCCTCGGTTTATATGCCGTCACTGCCCCGCTTACATACGACGGAGTTCCCGTGAATATCAAACCGGGGGTTATCTTCTGTTTGAGGCAGGCCGGTGAAACAGAAGACAATAGTGAAGGAGAGAAACTCAATCCGATTCATCCCTATTATCTCCTTCATATAAGCGATGAAGGTGAGGTCTCTATCGGATTCACCAATCCAAAGCGGATTTTAGAACGCCTCAGCCAACTTTGTGTTGGGAAAACGAGTTATGATCAAGACCTCTGCCACTGGTTCAACGAAGAAACCCACAACGGTAACGATATGACAATCTATGAGATGCTCATTGATGCTGCTACCGACTCAATACGCCAAGAATACAATCGGAAGGTCAACGATCAACTTGACGCAAGCCCTGATGCCCTTCTGCCGTCTGTTGATAGTCAGATTACCGAAAAAACCGAGTTTGAACTTGTTACGTGGTTGGTCATTAGACATTAG
- a CDS encoding Uma2 family endonuclease — MHNSQTNPESIPESAAHGKPITPEEFLENDFEGYEYVKGELVPMAPPSMEHGEISIRVIRYLDLHVHTRQLGHLYTAETTFQLEDRWVKPDVAFVSTARLPENRRKGSPVPPDLAIEIVSPTDKQYDVTEKAFAYLKAGTRLVWVIEPIAKTVMVYRSETDFTLLTCEDTLTGEDVVEGFACPVAQLFE, encoded by the coding sequence ATGCATAATTCGCAAACGAACCCTGAATCCATTCCCGAGAGCGCAGCACACGGGAAACCTATAACACCGGAAGAGTTTCTTGAAAACGATTTTGAGGGTTATGAATATGTAAAAGGAGAATTAGTCCCGATGGCACCTCCATCGATGGAACATGGTGAAATCAGTATCAGAGTTATTCGTTACTTAGATTTGCATGTTCATACACGTCAACTCGGACATCTGTATACTGCGGAAACGACATTTCAATTGGAGGATCGGTGGGTAAAGCCGGATGTCGCGTTTGTTTCGACTGCCCGATTACCAGAAAACAGACGTAAAGGGTCGCCAGTCCCCCCCGACCTTGCGATTGAAATCGTCTCTCCTACAGATAAACAGTACGACGTTACTGAAAAGGCGTTCGCCTATCTGAAAGCAGGGACACGTCTTGTCTGGGTTATCGAACCCATTGCCAAAACAGTAATGGTCTATCGTTCTGAAACAGATTTCACACTGCTCACGTGTGAGGATACATTGACAGGTGAGGATGTTGTTGAAGGGTTTGCGTGTCCAGTCGCGCAACTGTTTGAATAG